The nucleotide window CATTGGCGAAGAAGGTGAAGATGGCCAAATAGAAATAGTAGGTGTAGGCTCTACAGCATCTACTGGATTGCGAAAAGGGGTAGTGGTCAACATAGATGCTACAGTAAGAGCTATAGAGACTGCGGTGGCCGAGGCAGAACTTATGGCTGGAGTTGATATAAGTTCTTGTTATGTGGGAATTGGAGGTAGCCATATCAAGGGACTTAACAGTCATGGGGTGATTGCTATTTCTCGAAGTAGAGAAGTTGCCCAAACTGATGTCAATAGAGTTCTTGATGCGGCTAAAGCAGTAGCTATACCCTTGGATCGTGAAGTTATCCATATCTTACCTCAACAATATATTATAGATGGACAAGATGGTATTAATGACCCTGTTGGCATGTCAGGGGTAAGATTAGAAGTAGAGACCCATATTGTTACCGGAGCAGTAACTTCTGTTCAAAATGTGGTTAAGAGTGTTAATAGAGCAGGGCTAAGCATAGAGGATGTAATCTTAATTCCCCTGGCTTCTAGTGCCGCTATTTTAAGCGAAGATGAAAAAGAATTAGGAGTTGTTTTGGTGGATGTAGGCGGGGGAACTACTAGTGTCGCCGTATTTGTGGAAGGAAGCATTTGGCATACAGAAATCCTTTCGATTGGTGGTTTTAATGTGACTAAGGATATCTCGGTAGGATTACGCACTCCTATCACTGAAGCAGAAAAACTAAAGATTGAATATGGATGTGCTTTATCTTCTATGGTAAGTTCTGGAGAAGAAGTGGAGGTAATGAGTGTCGGCGGAAGAAAAAAGCATTTTATTCCCAGAGAAATTTTAGCTAAGATTATTGAAGCTCGATTAGAAGAGATATTTAATTTAGTTAATCGAGAAATCAAAGCAGTAGGATATGAAAATTCGATAACCACCGGTATTGTTCTTACTGGCGGCGAAGCAATGTTAGAAGGTATTCCAGAATTAGCAGAACGTATCTTTGATTGTCCGGTAAGGATTGGAACACCTAAAAATATAGGTGGCTTAGTGGACATCGTCAGTAA belongs to bacterium and includes:
- the ftsA gene encoding cell division protein FtsA, translating into MPKGDPIVGLDIGTSKVCAVIGEEGEDGQIEIVGVGSTASTGLRKGVVVNIDATVRAIETAVAEAELMAGVDISSCYVGIGGSHIKGLNSHGVIAISRSREVAQTDVNRVLDAAKAVAIPLDREVIHILPQQYIIDGQDGINDPVGMSGVRLEVETHIVTGAVTSVQNVVKSVNRAGLSIEDVILIPLASSAAILSEDEKELGVVLVDVGGGTTSVAVFVEGSIWHTEILSIGGFNVTKDISVGLRTPITEAEKLKIEYGCALSSMVSSGEEVEVMSVGGRKKHFIPREILAKIIEARLEEIFNLVNREIKAVGYENSITTGIVLTGGEAMLEGIPELAERIFDCPVRIGTPKNIGGLVDIVSKPVYTTAVGLVSYGMKSRLVTRGFKAVGENVFKSLSAKARNWFSEFF